The Zea mays cultivar B73 chromosome 7, Zm-B73-REFERENCE-NAM-5.0, whole genome shotgun sequence DNA segment acgaattgcttggtgcttattcaaaggccgaagatactgcgatgtcagcagccttcggaggccgaaaaaagaaaaggctgaatcgggtatttgatgcaattgggtttgtttaccctgactattgctaccccgtccgaaggcagaaaagaaagaacacaacctctgcaaaagaagaagctgcaactgctcctagcgagccagagcctgaaagaaagaaaataaaagtccttactcaccggccgcggtatatcgaaccagcttcggtgccggagtttaccgaaaaatcttcttcggctaccgaggctaaaaagccaaccagaccagtcacaccacctgcagctgcagggatgaccgaaacggcgaaaaagatagaactagaagaaccgaaggtttcgctgccagaaacaaaagaaatggccgaagtgccatccacagaaaaaattggagaagtgaaaaaaccaactgaagaaaaagtaccagaaattgtgagtcctgcagcaaatgttgagacaataaaaaatcaaaaagtgccagcagtgactccaaaaagaagaagaatggccaatgtgctagatgtactagaaacaattaaaacttcaagcacacctccgaagaaggctgctaccattcctgaaacgacaactgaaatttctgacaacaaaactccagtgcaagggactgaagccgaagctgggtcgtcagagcccgcgaagatagaatccttggaaactgaggaaaaaataacaaagccaacttttgttgaagagatcggagtcattgcccccgaagcatccatcagagctcgtgattatattgttcgtcatgcttcggggaaaaaactttcagaaaaagaggagcaagaggcccagcattacgcccaaaagctgaagtatccaaagggggcgttaatattcaatggtagtggagaagaagactttttgtattgtctccctgacaacaaggaaatttctgtttgccgggagatgagcaagagcttcggattcccaaccttagaagacgggctcttagtgctgtcgaagaacgatttggccgacagcctggcctacaatagctgaaaggtgcgacaaatgggatccttgtattctttgttgataccaaaaaaaaactttttgcttgttttattgaaacacacatacttttctttgcagggcctgatacttagtaatgccctcagggcacaaaaagatgctgaagacgaagggtgtactatagccctgagcaaccttcgttctgaagtaattgaactgaggaacgaaggcctcgaaaaagataaaatattacactcattggtaaataaaataaaggaagacgaagctgcgttcaagagtcaggctgaagctcagagacgcgaaatagaagatcttcggaaacaactggccagagccagggaagaacgtatacttgaagaaacaaggcgagagctcagcgaccaatgggcggatcacttggaagcaactgttgaagagcttcgttcatccaaaaagaggtgctataacaaatctatagaatgtgttaagaagttgaaggctagcttcgccagggtcggcgccttctctagtgaagaaaactttataagaggcaatcccgaaggtcctattgaatggatcgaccacgaagctgaagccttcgaagaaattttaaatagccgtggggatatatgtgctttctctggggccagaggaattgccaccattctagagaagaagggttgtgaacacgtaaaaatcttagcacaatccgaaactgccttgtcctttgaagacgcaaaagacccttcggccgaagcaagcataattggtggaaagttttttactgatatctgggataatggtggccgagaaatggcaggagatattattcaaagaagtgaaaagggcattcacgatgctagagaagtggctaaggctgctgaaaagagcacagagcccgaaggtcaattaggtattaactaatagtttgtattgtgttgtaatttttggttttaagcttcgttttccgtttgtaatagcagcatagccgtgtcctgtccttcagatcctgctgaagcgtctccaggccctcagccgaaaggagacgatgaaattaaaaagatggccgaagcaatcatggatgaagtcgtcaatcgactcctgaatgaagctacagaagttgttctaaaagaaaattgaacactattgtaaagtaaacttctgaattgtaacattttgtaatcctgaatgtaatataccctttttattgcttaattctttacgatgcatgaaactttacacgtaccgctttttgagtctttgacgaaaaaacaccttcccttcttttcatgcttcgtgaagaaggatttttgtttgtcacaacaatatccagtgttctgatgaataatatccaggcttcttgacaatgtgaagctacttagcatggtttgcccttttcaaaacattcttccgaagatcgatgtcacatccccttcttgtgctttatgcaatatgatgtatgatgcttatgttatgcgaaatgatgcgatgatgttatgctgagtaaaatgttgtttattccgaagatacacgcgttcctgtgacaaaacatacaaaatttttcattataagcctcccttaggagcttcttcgccttttacttcagcggaatcagcgttgacttttcgctgtaagctctgcattcccttaggaacgtctttggagcttcttcgcctttacttttggcggaatcagcgttgacttttcgctgtaagccctgcattcccttaggaacgtctttggagcttcttcgcctttacttttggcggaatcagcgttgacttttcgctgtaagctctgcattcccttaggaacgtctttggagcaaaaaacttacactgcgttccctttggaacgacttttttgtgacttcggcaacttactctgcgttccttagaacgactttttgctgtttcgaataattttcggtagtccgaaggtcctcttgattatcacaagtctttaaactttaacaatttaagcctgagaaaaatatattttccttgtgggaatcaacgaaagtatttatatgaaacctaaacaatatcctttattacagaaaacaaaactggatagaaaatattgctattagggtaggatatttgtcaatagatgtgctttgactctggcacggtgctgttgactgtacgagcttcggactgctctcggaagtccctttggtgtggagcatactggctcccttctggctgctgtccttgctgtaacggaggtggaggcggaggttgttgccaagaagcttgagattgactcgccgaagcaacagaaactgcagggtggttgcctacatactctgggatgtagggcgagtgatacgaagctgtatgcatgacctgcttcggctgagcttgttgtgctgcggcttcggctatttccttttgcttctggatggtaacatgacacatcctggtagtatggcccttgttctcaccacagaataagcaaaagattcttctctgttgatcgccaaatcttcctccgaagcccctggcacctctgcctcttggagctggtggtcggaagggagcttgctgttgccccgaagcctgcgaggaatattgtggcctttgctgttggctccccttatcatcactttgtgtagagttatgaattgatctaacatgcctcgggtaaaacctcccaccgaaacccctggtcatttcagaaaacctgaaggcctcctcccttctttggcgaaaatcgttatcggcccgaatgtactcatccatcttctggagaagcttctccaaagtttgagggggcttcctggcgaagtactgagctgacggtcctggccgaagccccttgatcatggcctcaatgacaatttcattgggcaccgttggtgcctatgctctcaaacgcaagaaccttcggacatacgcctgaaggtattcttcgtgatcctgggtgcactggaacagagcctgagcagtaaccggcttcgtctgaaacccttggaagctagttaacaagaggtccttcagcttctgccatgaagtgatcgttcctggtcgaagggaggaataccaggtttgagcaacacttctgacagccataacaaaagatttggccatgaccgcagcattgccaccataggaagatactgttgcctcgtagctcatcaaaaactgcttcgggtctgagtggccatcaaatacgggaagctgaggaggcttgtaggacggaggccaaggtgtagcctgcagctcagcggacagaggagaagcatcgtcaaagacaaaattcccatgatggaaattgtcataccagtcatctccgTTGGGAaaatcctcctgatgaaggtcttggtgctgaggccttcggtgttgctcatcctgagcaaggtgacgaacttcttcagaggcttcatctatctgcctctgtagttcagctagcctggccatcttttctttcttcctctgcacttgttgatgaagcatttccatatctttgatttcttgatctaactcgtcctctggtggtgacgggctaacagccttccttttctggcttcgggcttcccgaagagagactgtctcctgattgtggtccagcggttgtagagctgcagtcccaggtgctgaagctttcttcggcgccataacgaaggtttatgatcgccgaagataaaaaacttcaaagagtggaagtgagttcaccggaggtgggcgccaatgttggggacttgttctcaaatgcttcaagaacaaggcaacatagaaaatgttaatcggttaagtccttcgtcctacgaagcattatttcccttgggatataatgattttcggacgaaggtcacaaagggtgaacctttataaatgcattacatattgacgaagaatgaattacaagaaacataaagaattacgtagatcatcatatatcattattatatataaataaaaataacattgaattacagatgtacctccaatttgaaggaaatgaaagtacaagcgtgacgcaaaggtgaacaccaaatcagcgtgaacagtacgggggtactgttcacctatttataggcacggggtacaacccatacaaaattacatacatgccctttacatttggtggtaattctatagtaatctatcgaggtctaaatggccttttcatcttcaagtcggttcccttttctgcgaacatgccgaagctttcctgcttcacagcttcggcgctgtgtcaaccttcgtatcttttgagcttctccctctttgatacgagtccgaagatacctgttcacacattacactctagaaacactgttaaatcatgtttttgaggaccttcggaagccgaaggcccccaacagcaacTAACATATGGACCAAGGCACGGATACTGTGTTCAAATACTTTACAGTGCATGACCATTTGAACCAACAATTCTTTGGTAACTGCCATGCACTGTTTGGTTTATTACTTTTCCTCATTACTTTATTATATTGCAACCCACTACTGTTTCctatctaacaacaacacttcaatTTCACCAAATAGTAACAACACTGCCCCTAATTTTTTTATGTATGCACCTTGTCTAGCCAAGGAGCAACAACTTGAGGATTCGAATCAAGATGAGCAGCCATGATGCCAAAGTGCTGCAAAACTTGGTCCTCAATCTTGCTTCCTCAGTGGAAAGTGGTGCTTTCAATATTAGGACGTTTTTAGAAGAGGCTTTCCGTCATTTGGGTGACGAGCATTACCTTCTGAATGCTCTACTTGCTATTCGAAAGGAGGTAGACCTGATGGAGCAGGATGCACTGGAGAGCAAAGCAAGGTCTGACCCAGAGAAGGAGAGGATGGAGGAACAAATTTACCTTGCTGAGGCTGCAAAGACAGCGCCTAGACAATTCACTTTCACCCCCCCTTCCTCACCAGAATTGTATGAGGCCAGTGACAATGACTCCTACGACTCGGACAGGTCCACTAGGTATAGCATTTGGAACCTGTAATAGTGGTACCTCGACCTTGGTCGTAGTGGTACAAATGCATCCAAATAAATTAGGAACTTCTGTGTTATGTCTGTGATGCATGCGTAACCGATGTAGGACTGCTTGAAGCTAATGTTCCTTTTGTAAGAACCTTATGTCCAATGCTTCATCCTTTTGTACGAAATTATGTGAAATGCTGCATCCTTCTGATCATTTTCTGTGACCCTTATGTGCAATGAATTCGAGTTTGTATTTTATAGTCCAAGTTTGTTATCTGTTGTCCAACTTAATGTATCTATGTATTTCATTCCAGAATGGCTGAGAACAACACAAATACACCTTTTCGACCACCTGCTGCCAGCCCCAATTCAGGTAACCAAATCTTCCCCCCACCCCTGTGGGATCCTCAGATGTGGCAGGCCCAAGGTTTGGACCCAACACAGGCTTCTCTTTTTAGTAATCCTACATCCCATATGACCAATCCTACCTGGTCCCAGGGACCTAATGACCCATCTCCATATACATTTCGTAGTCCATGGAACCCATATTTTGGTATGTCGAATCCTAGGGGTCCTCCTACACAAACATCTTTCGGTCAACCACAGCTGGTACCACCCATTCCATGTCCACAGGTTTCCACCCATGTTCCAAACCAGACCGACCCTATAAATTTTGAATCCGAAGCAGAACACAGTGTCCAGGAAGTTAACAGCCCTAGCAAACCTTCTGATACACCTGGGACATTTAGGAGGACAAAGGAACAGAACTTCAAACCTGATGAAGACCTGTTGCTTTGCAAAACATGGCTAGAGATTAGTAGTGACCCAGTTATTAGCACAGGGCAGAGGAAGGAGGGTTTGTGGGCTAGAATTGAGAAAAGGTACAATGAACTTAGAGGTGAGTTTCCTTTGAGGCTGAATAGGGCTCTCAGCAGCAGGTGGGACAAAATAAGAGCTGAAACAGGCAAATTTGTTGGATTCTATGCTAGAGTCCTAAGGGAAAACCAGAGTGGCCTCACAGATAACGACAAGGTACAATGATATTCATTTGTAATACGTTATGTATGTCAAGGTTTATGTCATCTTACTGTTATTCGTGGACTGACGTCTGGTTATAAATCTTGTGTAGACTTCGAAAGCTGCAACTCTTTATGCAACATCACAGAAAAAGCCTTTTCATTTCATGCATTGCTGGACGCGCCTTAAAAATGAACCCAAATGGGATGCCATGGTTCATGGAAGCCCCTGGAGAGGCAATGCGTGGATGGAGCCTGTCCGTAGTCTTACACCTACAGGCTCTGTTAATGAAGTGGAATATGATGAAGGTGGTTCAAAAGGCAAGAGACCATTAGGACGTGACTCTACGAAAGCATCAAGGAAGAAGTCAATGTCCAGTTCATCCCAGTCTACTGACTACCTTTCAAGAATCCATGACATTCAAGTAGCAAGATTGAAGCAAAGTGAAGAAAAATCAGACCTAAAACAGCAGAACATTGAGTTCATGAAGTAAGTTGAACTCAAGAAGTTGGAGGTTCAATCCAAGGAAATAGAAGTACAGGAAAAAAATTGATGATAGGAAGCAAAAAGACGAAGAGCTCAACAAACTTTATGCTATGGACATGGATGCTTTACCTGAAGAGTTGAGAGCTGTTTACATCGCAAGGAGAAAAGGTTTAATCGAATATTTCATCAACAATCCTGTGTGaagagtactaatatatttgataAGGTGTTTGTCACCTTTGTATCGGCAAACCGTGGTCCTCTGTGTTTGGACATGTGTGTTTTAGAGTGTTTGAACAATTCCTTAGTTGTTTGAGATCATCAGCTTGGTTTTTGAACATTGTTTATTTTCAGATTATTGATATTCATAATAAGGATTATCATACATGACTTGAAGTTTGCCAACATATGCAACTTATTTCTAGCAGAGGCATTACACATACAAGGAAGCATGAGTTGTTAACTATGGACCAAGAAACCAGATACGACTTGCAGTCGTGGTACACATGATTTAGTTCATACTACAAATTAAACAACATTGTTGTACCACATATTATGGATAAAAGCCATCAACCCATGGACCCTCGACGAGCCCAAAGGTGTTCTATCAGGTTGTGCTGCAAAGACAAGTATGTGGCCTGGCATGTGATGTCCTGGTCGGGATCGTTGGGTAACTCGGAGCGGATATGATTGTTTAGCCACTCGTTGCGGACCTCAGGAATATTGTTACACACTTCAGGGGGCCCACTTCGTCCTcgacaatcatgttgtgcataatAATGCAAGCGGTCATCATCTCTGCGAGGTGATGACGATCCCAACCATAAGCAGGGCCACGTAGAACTGCCCACCTCGCCTGCAAAACTCCAAATGCTCGCTCAATGTCCTTTCGACAACTCTCTTGCTTGGTTGTAAAGTGAACCTTTTTTCCTCAAATGCGTGGCGAATTGCTTTTACAAAGGTAGGCCAATTTGGATATATGCCATCTGCTAAGTAGTATCCGAAATTGTAAGTGGTCCCATTAATAGTGAAGTGCACTGGTGGCATCGTCCCATTACGTAACGGATCAAACACAGGTGACCGATGAAGCACGTTGAGATCATTGTTAGTACCAGGCATTCCAAAGAAGCCATGCCAAATCCACAGATCATACCCAGCGACTGCCTCTAGTATCATTGTTGGCCTCGAATTGCGCCCACAAAACTGTCCGCGCCATGCAGTAGGACAGTTGCGCCATTCCCAATGCATACGATCGATAGAGCCTAGCATACCCGGAAACCCCCTGTCCGCGTTTACACGTAGTATACGAGCAATGTCGTCGTGGTTAGGGATACGAAGGTATCGTTCGCTAAAGGAAGAGATGATTGCGCGACAGAAACGGATAAGGCAGTCCCTAGCGGTAGTCTGTCCAATCTGTATGTACTCATCTACTGCATCGGTTGGTAACCCGTACGCAAGGATACGCAATGCAGCACAAACTTTTTGCAATGGACCAAGCCCTGCTAAACCAGTTGCATCACATCGAATAGTGAAGTATTCGTCTTCTCGCTGAACGGCACGAAGGATACGTAGGAACAAAGGACGATGCATCCGAAACCTATAAACGAAAACAAAGCAAAATATTAAGAAAACAAACCTCCAAATGAAAGTAAAATCATAACTTAGGAAATGTACCTTCGACGAAAAACATGTGATGGATACACAGGATTAGGTCCGAAGTAGTGATGTTTGATGAGATTTTCTCCAGCAGCGTGGTCCCTATGGATAACTCGGCGAGGCAATGAGGAGCGCCTACGGCGCGTGCTCGTGTCTCCTAGTACAAGGTGGTGAACATGTTGGGAAAGCAACAAGGTATCGATCTCATCGTCGGAATCGTCGGATGACGAGGACAACACAAGGCTTTTCAATGACTCCATGACGAGCTAAACTACGAGTACGTACTACGGACTTGTGATGGAATGGCGGATGATACAGAAGAGGCGAGTGTGTAGATGAGTGGAGCATGCGCCCAGGGTACCTTATTTATAGGTGCCTTCGGTGTGTGAAGGAAGCCAGGTGGTCGTGGCTTCCTGTACAAGCCAGTCGTGTCGTGCAAGTCACTCGTATCGTGTACTAGAAGAATGAGAATTTCTATTTATACAAATACATAAAATTGTACTGTATTTATACTAACGTATTAATACTAATTATGAAGTTTGCTAATTACATGTGGACCAAAATACGCCCGTGTACTGTGCAaagaataaataaaaataaatttaatatttgATGGTAGTTGAGTTAGTTGATGATGAAAGAATATAATATTTGTATGGTGGGGTATAGAGGATTGttatagggggaaccgctgtagaGCGTGGAGATATACGGGGAGAGAGATCGCTGACGTGGCACGTGAGTGGGATATAGGGGGACAAATTTAGGGGGAACCACTGAAGACAGTCTCATGTTCATGTGTGGGGGTGTCGTGTCGTATTAAATATTTAAATACCAATTATAAGTAGTAAATATAGACTTAAGTAAGTTTAATAAACTTGCCTCGTCTTTTAGTTTTTATCTatttaattagttttataattagattatATATAATACTCGTAATTATGATTTAAACATCGAATAACATTCGATGTGATAGAGATTAAAGTTTATGATTATAATTGTACCACACGTACGCCGATCAAGTTGTTGGTGAATGATGGTATGATTTGACGGACACAAGGACTGACGTTCGGCCAACACTCTGCGACGAAACATGTTTCATATTTCAGCCTGTTCCATTTTTTAAAACTTTTTTTATTAGATAGTATCTATTTTCTCTATTAGAAATTTAGTTCATTTTTATATTTAATTTAATCTAGAAAAatatcataataaatttatgacgATACATATATATGTATGTGCGAAATATTACTACTCGTAACAGTAATAGACACGTACATGGAAATCATACCGATCTTAGTAGAAACTATAGTGAACCTAACAAATTTAGAGAAGAAGCTATACCTTGTGGGAAAAAAAATCCATGCTTAATGCACCCGGTGACTCTATTCACACGAGTATATGTTGTGTATTGTGCATTGCTCAAGGTTGAAAACAACTTACTTTGGGGTCGTTTCAGATACTGGCTCCTGGCACGCGAATAGCAATGCAGATTGGCAGTCTGCTGCGTGAGGACTTAGAACTATACACAGATCGGGCTGTTAGCTAGTAGCAGTAGCACACAACGACGTGGAGTCAGATGAGACTGTTCCGCGGTACCCATCTCCAGATCAGCTCGGCGCATGCATTTGCATGCCCTGACAAGATCTCTGCTGTGCTGTGCCTAACGGGAACGGGACGACGAAGCCAAGCGGCTGCCCCCCCGCCGATTATTATATTTTGGATTCACTCACCATGGCTACAGTGCATGCTCTGCCAGATTTGTTTTCATCATATGTTTACACTACAGTGCATGCTCTGCCAGATAGggtcactatatttacatcatatgtttcagttggagcgatatctgtgagtattaaaaggttatgtgcgaaatcgcgctcacccagaaggttcaatcatggagggatacactacagaagaagtgattgagagctgtatagattacatcagtgacggaacaatgataggtgtgcctgtacctaaacatgagggtaaattatgtgggagagggagaatgggcaggaaaacttttcacgttgaggattacaagctagtacattgtgctcatggtagtgtactacaacatctcacgatagccgagccttacatagaggaacacctggatgagcttcgtaaagaaaatcagaaccgcacagaggactggatcatgagggagcacaaacatcatttcagcgaatggttaatggacaaaaacatcccattcggagactctttggaagagaaaacaatgaagaatttggcttctgggccatcgtgttttgtgacatcatggcaagcatatgacatcaatgggtacacattctacactaaatcaaaagaaatgaaaagtgttgcacaaaatagcggtgttcgtatcgatgcttttgacctacatggacagaagaccacatattttggattcatagaggaaatatgggaacttgattatggcccaagcatgaaaatacccttatttaagtgccaatgggtacatcccgtgggggtgacagtggataactacggactcacactagtagacttaaagaaagtaggatataaagatgacccgtgggttctcgccgaatgtgttgcacaagtgttctatgtactcgatccagcagatgagaagatgcatgtagttatttctggaaagcaaaaaattgttggagttgagaatgtgggagacggagatgaggaatacaataagtatgaagagatgttcgtctttaacggtccagagagaatcaagcgcgtggaaaagaaaattgataagaacttaaagccatacatgcgaaaaaatggtagttcatgaaaaattgtatgaatcaaattgtatttgttatcatgtatgattgactatatgcat contains these protein-coding regions:
- the LOC103633282 gene encoding uncharacterized protein, with amino-acid sequence MESLKSLVLSSSSDDSDDEIDTLLLSQHVHHLVLGDTSTRRRRSSLPRRVIHRDHAAGENLIKHHYFGPNPVYPSHVFRRRFRMHRPLFLRILRAVQREDEYFTIRCDATGLAGLGPLQKVCAALRILAYGLPTDAVDEYIQIGQTTARDCLIRFCRAIISSFSERYLRIPNHDDIARILRVNADRGFPGMLGSIDRMHWEWRNCPTAWRGQFCGRNSRPTMILEAVAGYDLWIWHGFFGMPGTNNDLNVLHRSPVFDPLRNGTMPPVHFTINGTTYNFGYYLADGIYPNWPTFVKAIRHAFEEKRFTLQPSKRVVERTLSEHLEFCRRGGQFYVALLMVGIVITSQR